One Thiocapsa sp. genomic window carries:
- a CDS encoding Fic family protein translates to MEPLLIGVGARQRAALTDLAIELAAKSAGLRRSLPSGIVNALADLVRSMNCYYSNLIEGHDTHPVDIERALKGDYSGDPEKRNLQLEAQAHIAVQAWIDAGGLDHRAFTVAGLCELSKRFGERLPDELLWVIEPETRARMRVVPGALRSRDVRVGRHIAVSPGAVPRFLARFEDAYANQGTTGALLAAATAHHRLLWIHPFLDGNGRVARLMSYAVLRRTLETGGLWSVARGLARNEGTYKSLLANCDLPRRNDLDGRGHLSEEALVDFTAFFLRTCIDQVDFMEDLVQPERLRQRIRAWAEDEIRAERLPARSGALLEAVLYRCELPRGDVAGHLGIGDRQARRITSALFDRKVIASESTRAPLRLAFPAALASRWMPGLFPDRH, encoded by the coding sequence ATGGAGCCCCTGCTCATCGGCGTCGGTGCGAGGCAACGCGCTGCTTTGACCGACCTTGCCATCGAGCTGGCAGCGAAGTCAGCCGGCCTGCGTCGGAGCCTACCGTCCGGCATCGTCAACGCCTTGGCCGATCTCGTGCGGTCGATGAACTGCTACTACAGCAACCTGATCGAGGGGCACGACACCCATCCGGTCGACATCGAGCGCGCGCTCAAGGGTGACTACAGCGGCGACCCGGAGAAACGCAACCTCCAGCTCGAAGCACAAGCGCACATCGCCGTGCAAGCATGGATCGACGCGGGCGGGCTCGATCATCGTGCCTTCACGGTCGCCGGGTTGTGCGAGCTGAGCAAGCGGTTCGGCGAGCGGCTTCCGGATGAGCTCCTTTGGGTCATTGAGCCTGAGACCAGGGCACGCATGCGTGTCGTGCCGGGCGCGTTGCGCAGCCGGGACGTTCGTGTCGGCCGCCATATCGCCGTCAGTCCGGGTGCCGTCCCCCGCTTCCTCGCCCGGTTCGAGGACGCCTATGCCAACCAGGGAACGACGGGGGCGCTTCTGGCCGCGGCAACGGCGCACCACCGACTCTTGTGGATACACCCGTTCCTTGACGGGAACGGTCGGGTTGCGCGCCTGATGTCCTACGCCGTTCTGCGCCGGACCCTGGAGACCGGCGGTCTTTGGTCCGTTGCCCGCGGCTTGGCCCGCAACGAGGGCACCTACAAGTCACTGCTTGCCAACTGCGATCTTCCGCGCCGCAACGATCTCGACGGGCGCGGACATCTCAGCGAGGAAGCCCTCGTCGACTTCACGGCCTTCTTCCTCCGGACCTGCATCGACCAAGTCGACTTCATGGAGGACTTGGTTCAGCCCGAGCGACTTCGGCAGCGCATCCGGGCCTGGGCGGAAGACGAGATCCGTGCCGAACGCCTGCCCGCAAGGTCGGGAGCCCTTTTGGAGGCGGTCCTCTACCGATGCGAGCTGCCGCGCGGCGATGTTGCCGGACACCTCGGGATCGGAGACCGTCAAGCGCGCCGGATCACCTCCGCCCTGTTTGACCGCAAGGTCATCGCGTCAGAAAGTACCCGCGCCCCCCTGAGACTCGCATTCCCCGCCGCGCTCGCATCCCGCTGGATGCCCGGACTCTTCCCGGACCGGCATTAA
- a CDS encoding alpha/beta fold hydrolase has product MNAKSVRFRRRWALLLVPIGLLLAVALWTWWAEGHPREERRLRVLVHDRLDAWFPQAMAPVDGWHGLIPRIQVVPDGSDRALPRVLLVHGLDEPGDIWDDLIPVLGSAGFEVWELRYPNDQGVDRSTDLLAAQWPELPFDRPVVLIGHSMGGLIIRDFVTRWRNPVGAPARVEGAAVRGVILVGTPNQGSEWARLRIWLELRDHLAAGPERRFSLFAGLRDGTGEAKIDLRPGSVFLEDLNARPWPESVPVRLIGGLLTEPPESMAASLEAISAELGSTDLAEVLEDWWSSLGEGLGDGVVPLASLQIPGTPPPVLVKASHRGMLARLFPSDREPEAIPHIVAILEEWSGR; this is encoded by the coding sequence ATGAATGCGAAATCCGTGCGGTTCCGCCGTCGCTGGGCGCTGCTTCTCGTCCCGATCGGTCTCCTGCTTGCGGTCGCGCTCTGGACCTGGTGGGCCGAGGGGCATCCGCGCGAGGAGCGGCGCCTGCGGGTGCTCGTTCATGACCGGCTCGACGCCTGGTTTCCGCAGGCGATGGCGCCGGTGGACGGCTGGCATGGTCTCATCCCGCGTATCCAGGTCGTCCCGGACGGGTCCGATCGCGCCCTGCCGCGGGTTCTGCTCGTCCATGGGCTCGACGAGCCCGGCGACATCTGGGACGACCTCATCCCCGTGCTCGGCTCCGCGGGTTTCGAGGTCTGGGAGCTCCGTTATCCCAACGACCAAGGTGTGGACCGCAGCACCGACCTGCTCGCCGCGCAGTGGCCCGAGCTTCCATTCGACCGGCCGGTCGTCTTGATCGGACACAGCATGGGCGGGCTGATCATCCGCGACTTCGTCACCCGCTGGCGCAACCCGGTGGGCGCGCCCGCGCGGGTCGAGGGTGCCGCCGTGCGCGGCGTCATCCTGGTCGGCACACCCAATCAGGGCTCTGAATGGGCGCGTCTGCGCATCTGGCTGGAGCTGCGCGACCATCTGGCCGCCGGACCGGAGCGGCGCTTCTCGCTCTTCGCCGGACTGCGCGACGGAACCGGCGAGGCCAAGATCGACCTACGACCCGGCAGCGTCTTTCTGGAGGATCTCAACGCGCGGCCTTGGCCCGAATCCGTCCCCGTCCGGTTGATCGGTGGTCTGCTCACCGAGCCGCCTGAATCGATGGCCGCGAGTCTCGAGGCCATTTCCGCCGAGCTCGGATCGACCGATCTCGCCGAGGTGCTCGAAGATTGGTGGTCGAGCCTCGGCGAGGGTCTTGGCGACGGCGTCGTCCCCCTCGCCTCGCTGCAGATCCCCGGCACTCCGCCGCCGGTTCTCGTAAAAGCATCGCATCGCGGGATGCTCGCGCGCCTGTTCCCGAGCGACCGGGAGCCCGAGGCCATTCCGCACATCGTTGCCATCCTCGAGGAGTGGTCAGGTCGATGA
- the speA gene encoding biosynthetic arginine decarboxylase, translating into MDQGVKRCNQIYAIDRWGEGYFGINPAGHLYARPNPNGTTEVDLALLAEQLDAEGLSLPVLVRFNDILRHRVESLHQAFVDASAASGYSGRYQPVYPIKVNQQAGVVREILRSGHAGLEAGSKPELMAVLALSPPDGLVVCNGYKDREYIRLALIGRRLGLRVQIVIEKPSEVALILEEAERLGVEPLLGVRARLAAAAAGNWQSSGGEKAKFGLSANQILDLVRTLESAGRLHWLNLLHAHLGSQIPNLQDIRSGVAELVRFYAELRRLGAPITILDVGGGLGVDYEGTRTRNYCSVNYSFAGYASAIVESVAAECRRRGLPEPDLLSESGRALTAHHAVLITNVIDREEAGGQGVLPKPDEGDPLLDALAGQLRAADEAPPQEVYSEARELMATARERFAADRLDLTGRARAEELFFAICRRLAGRLDPAIRRHRELADEVNALLADKLFCNFSLFQSMPDVWALDQIFPIVPIQRLDELPNARAMVHDLTCDSDGCIDHYVDEGGVEASLPVHAGAGSGSPYLIGFFMVGAYQEILGDIHNLFGDTDAVNVELDASAPGGYRLLDAERGDSTDELLSYVHFEPRTLLAHYRRKLDAAGLDRATREHFFVELKAGLYGYTYLGS; encoded by the coding sequence ATGGACCAAGGTGTGAAGCGTTGTAATCAGATCTATGCCATCGACCGTTGGGGCGAGGGCTATTTCGGGATCAATCCCGCCGGTCATCTCTATGCGCGACCGAACCCGAACGGCACAACCGAGGTGGATCTGGCCCTCTTGGCCGAACAGCTCGACGCCGAGGGCCTGTCGCTGCCGGTGCTGGTGCGCTTCAACGATATCCTGCGCCATCGCGTCGAGTCGCTTCACCAAGCCTTCGTGGATGCGAGCGCGGCGAGCGGTTACAGCGGTCGCTACCAACCCGTCTATCCGATCAAGGTCAACCAGCAGGCCGGTGTGGTGCGCGAGATCCTGCGCTCCGGTCACGCGGGCTTGGAGGCCGGCAGCAAGCCCGAGCTGATGGCGGTGCTGGCACTCTCGCCGCCCGACGGGCTGGTGGTCTGCAACGGCTACAAGGACCGCGAGTATATCCGGCTCGCCCTGATCGGGAGACGGCTCGGGTTGCGCGTGCAGATCGTGATCGAGAAGCCGTCCGAGGTCGCGCTCATCCTCGAGGAGGCCGAGCGGCTCGGCGTGGAGCCCCTGCTCGGCGTGCGGGCGCGGCTCGCCGCCGCGGCGGCGGGGAACTGGCAGAGCAGCGGCGGGGAGAAGGCCAAGTTCGGGCTCTCGGCCAACCAGATCCTGGACCTGGTCCGCACGCTCGAGTCCGCCGGGCGGCTGCACTGGCTCAATCTGCTGCATGCCCATCTGGGCTCTCAGATCCCGAATCTTCAGGACATCCGTTCCGGCGTCGCCGAGCTGGTGCGCTTCTATGCCGAGCTGCGCCGCCTGGGTGCGCCGATCACCATCCTGGATGTCGGCGGCGGGTTGGGTGTCGACTACGAGGGGACCCGCACGCGCAACTACTGCTCGGTCAACTACAGCTTCGCGGGTTATGCGAGCGCGATCGTCGAGAGTGTCGCGGCCGAGTGTCGGCGACGGGGCCTGCCCGAGCCGGACCTGCTGAGCGAATCGGGCCGGGCGCTCACCGCGCACCATGCCGTCCTGATCACCAACGTGATCGATCGCGAGGAGGCCGGCGGCCAAGGGGTCCTGCCCAAGCCCGACGAGGGGGATCCGCTGCTCGATGCGCTGGCCGGACAGCTTCGGGCAGCGGACGAGGCGCCGCCGCAAGAGGTCTACTCGGAGGCGCGCGAGCTGATGGCGACCGCACGGGAGCGCTTTGCCGCGGATCGACTCGACCTGACCGGACGTGCGCGCGCGGAGGAGCTCTTCTTCGCCATCTGTCGGCGCCTGGCCGGGCGGCTCGACCCGGCGATCCGACGCCACCGCGAGCTGGCCGACGAGGTCAATGCACTGCTCGCCGACAAGCTCTTCTGCAACTTCTCCTTGTTCCAGTCGATGCCGGACGTCTGGGCGCTCGATCAGATCTTTCCGATCGTGCCCATCCAGCGTCTCGACGAGCTGCCGAACGCACGGGCGATGGTGCATGACCTGACCTGCGACTCGGACGGCTGTATCGACCACTATGTCGACGAGGGCGGCGTGGAGGCGAGCCTGCCGGTGCATGCCGGTGCCGGGTCGGGATCGCCCTATCTCATCGGCTTCTTCATGGTCGGTGCCTATCAGGAGATCCTCGGCGACATCCACAACCTCTTCGGCGACACGGATGCGGTCAACGTCGAGCTGGATGCGAGCGCGCCGGGCGGCTACCGTCTGCTTGATGCCGAACGCGGCGACTCGACCGACGAGCTTCTGAGCTATGTGCATTTCGAGCCGCGCACCCTGCTCGCGCACTATCGACGCAAGCTCGACGCCGCCGGTCTGGACCGGGCAACCCGCGAGCACTTCTTTGTCGAGCTCAAGGCCGGGCTCTACGGCTACACCTATCTGGGCAGCTGA
- a CDS encoding hydrogenase maturation nickel metallochaperone HypA — protein sequence MHELSICQALLDQVERIAVEHGASAVERILLRVGPLAGVEGSLLRHAFPLAAAGTVAENAELVIEAAPVRVACNDCGAETDATPNRLLCGDCGSYKTRLVSGDELLLANLELTLPD from the coding sequence ATGCACGAGCTTTCCATCTGTCAGGCCCTGCTCGATCAGGTCGAGCGGATCGCCGTCGAGCACGGGGCCAGCGCCGTGGAGCGCATCCTGCTGCGGGTCGGCCCGCTCGCGGGTGTCGAGGGGTCCTTGCTCCGGCACGCCTTTCCGCTGGCCGCGGCAGGGACCGTCGCGGAGAACGCCGAGCTAGTGATCGAAGCCGCACCCGTGCGCGTTGCCTGCAACGACTGCGGTGCCGAGACGGACGCGACCCCGAATCGGCTCTTGTGCGGAGACTGCGGCAGCTATAAGACGCGCCTGGTGAGCGGGGATGAGCTGTTGCTGGCGAACCTGGAGTTGACTCTGCCCGACTAA
- a CDS encoding tellurite resistance TerB family protein → MLSGMLGKLKEMGNGLKDDALKFKNRGFMEACTAGCAIIANADGVVKPEEKRKMMGFMGASDVLSLYDTTTVIASFEKHCAKYDFDAQIGEAEALKVVSTLKSKPAEARLLVRACCVIAGSDGNFDQDERAAVTRMCHELGLDASEFLPAA, encoded by the coding sequence ATGCTGTCCGGAATGTTGGGTAAATTAAAGGAAATGGGTAACGGCCTCAAGGATGATGCCTTGAAGTTCAAAAATCGCGGGTTCATGGAGGCGTGCACCGCAGGCTGTGCAATCATCGCGAACGCCGACGGGGTCGTGAAGCCCGAAGAGAAGCGAAAAATGATGGGCTTCATGGGCGCATCCGACGTGCTGTCGCTGTATGACACCACGACGGTGATCGCCAGTTTCGAGAAGCACTGCGCGAAATATGATTTCGATGCCCAGATCGGCGAGGCGGAGGCGCTAAAGGTCGTCTCGACGCTGAAATCGAAGCCGGCAGAAGCACGCCTGTTGGTTCGCGCCTGTTGCGTCATCGCTGGTTCTGATGGCAACTTCGACCAGGACGAGCGCGCTGCCGTGACACGCATGTGCCATGAGTTGGGACTCGACGCGTCGGAGTTTCTCCCTGCCGCCTGA
- a CDS encoding VWA domain-containing protein gives MSRRLPVYLVLDTSGSMLGEGIEAMKTGLETLLSALRQDPYALETVHLSVITFDTNARQAVPLTEVAAFRAPDLRATGTTSLGAALTLLSTSIEREVSKGTTEQRGDWKPLVFLMTDGAPTDDWKAGQAALAQTPISTLVACAAGPDAKLEVLRALTEAVVTLDTADASTIKAFFRWVSASVAMSSQKVDLTKREVGGLGDLPPPPPSINVAGL, from the coding sequence ATGTCACGGCGACTCCCCGTTTACCTGGTGCTCGACACCTCCGGCTCGATGTTGGGTGAGGGCATCGAGGCGATGAAGACCGGTCTCGAGACGCTGCTCTCGGCGTTGCGTCAGGATCCCTATGCGCTGGAAACGGTGCACCTGTCCGTCATCACCTTCGACACCAACGCACGGCAGGCGGTCCCGCTGACCGAGGTTGCTGCCTTTCGTGCTCCGGATCTTCGCGCGACGGGGACGACCTCGCTGGGCGCCGCTTTGACGCTCTTGAGCACCTCAATCGAACGTGAGGTCAGCAAGGGAACCACCGAGCAACGTGGCGACTGGAAGCCGCTTGTCTTTTTAATGACCGACGGCGCGCCAACCGACGATTGGAAAGCGGGCCAGGCGGCATTGGCGCAGACGCCGATATCGACCTTGGTCGCCTGCGCGGCGGGCCCGGACGCCAAACTGGAGGTGCTACGCGCCCTCACCGAAGCGGTCGTGACGCTCGATACCGCAGACGCCTCGACCATCAAAGCCTTCTTCCGATGGGTCTCCGCATCCGTGGCGATGAGCAGTCAAAAGGTCGATTTGACGAAGCGCGAGGTCGGCGGCCTCGGAGATCTGCCCCCGCCCCCGCCGTCGATCAACGTTGCGGGCCTATGA
- a CDS encoding VWA domain-containing protein — translation MTMSVRRLPVYILVDTSGSMRGEPIQALNVGLKAMEQALRRDPFALESVHLSLITFDLQAREVFPLTPLDQVRIPEITVPASGATFLGAALKLLVDRVDRDVVRGSAQRRGDWRPMAFVMTDGAPSDSQDYEEAIIAIKQREFARVVACAAGPKARTDALRRLTDTLVTLDTLDGAGFAQFFQWVSNSIAAGGRSGSASPTDTLPALPAEIQILA, via the coding sequence ATGACCATGAGTGTACGGCGCCTGCCCGTCTACATCCTGGTCGACACCTCCGGGTCAATGCGTGGTGAACCCATTCAAGCGCTCAATGTCGGCCTAAAGGCAATGGAGCAGGCGTTGCGGCGTGACCCGTTTGCGCTGGAAAGCGTGCATCTGTCGCTGATCACGTTCGATCTTCAGGCCCGCGAGGTCTTTCCCCTGACCCCGCTCGATCAGGTGCGCATACCGGAAATCACGGTGCCGGCGTCGGGAGCGACCTTTCTCGGCGCTGCCTTGAAGCTACTCGTCGATCGGGTGGACCGCGACGTGGTGCGGGGCAGCGCGCAGCGCCGCGGCGATTGGCGCCCGATGGCCTTCGTCATGACCGACGGCGCCCCGTCCGACTCTCAAGACTACGAAGAGGCGATTATCGCGATCAAACAGCGTGAATTTGCGCGCGTGGTCGCCTGCGCCGCCGGTCCCAAGGCGCGCACGGACGCGCTGCGTCGGCTTACCGATACCCTGGTCACACTCGATACGCTCGACGGGGCCGGCTTCGCGCAATTCTTCCAGTGGGTCTCCAACAGCATCGCCGCCGGTGGCCGCAGCGGCAGCGCCTCGCCAACGGACACGCTGCCGGCACTCCCGGCGGAAATCCAGATCCTGGCCTGA
- a CDS encoding TerY-C metal binding domain-containing protein — MRRLPIFLVLDVSESMAGENLARLEEAIGTIVANLRTNPSALETVYLSVVAFAGVVRTLSDLGELATFRAPSLPMGSGTALGGALHHVMDAIDRQIVRPSLEHKGDWAPIVYLFTDGKPTDSLASARTRWQRDYAGQTALIAVAIGGYADQASLRALTEHVLVFDDRAPGGFDVFVRWVTESMTVQSQRLGGGVSLAKPDARIVAEAGAPGALSPSDDPDCVVLVGRCQSTRKPYLLKYERRSIPIQLAGTEIDASGLAIAGAFPINETYFDWSAGAGGGGTINTADIAGVASCPHCGNPTTIAQCACGKLMCVRGPGEATCPWCDKTCAFESGAEDFEIERRLG, encoded by the coding sequence ATGCGAAGGCTGCCCATTTTTCTGGTGCTCGACGTGTCCGAGTCAATGGCGGGCGAGAATCTGGCCCGCCTGGAAGAGGCGATTGGAACCATCGTCGCGAATCTGCGCACCAACCCGAGTGCGTTAGAAACAGTCTATCTGTCGGTGGTTGCCTTCGCGGGTGTAGTGCGGACCCTATCGGACCTTGGCGAACTCGCGACGTTTCGTGCACCGTCCTTGCCGATGGGCAGCGGTACCGCCTTGGGCGGCGCCCTGCACCATGTGATGGACGCCATCGACCGGCAGATCGTGCGCCCGAGCCTCGAGCACAAAGGCGACTGGGCACCGATCGTCTATCTGTTTACCGACGGGAAGCCGACAGATTCGCTCGCGAGCGCCCGAACCCGTTGGCAGCGCGACTACGCCGGTCAGACGGCATTGATCGCGGTGGCCATCGGCGGCTATGCCGATCAGGCATCCTTGCGCGCTCTCACGGAGCACGTGCTGGTGTTCGACGACCGCGCACCCGGCGGGTTCGATGTCTTCGTCCGCTGGGTGACCGAGTCCATGACCGTGCAGAGCCAGCGCCTCGGCGGCGGCGTCTCGCTTGCCAAACCGGATGCCAGAATCGTCGCGGAAGCCGGCGCTCCCGGTGCCTTATCCCCGTCCGACGATCCGGATTGCGTGGTTTTGGTCGGTCGCTGCCAAAGCACCCGTAAACCTTATCTGCTCAAGTACGAACGCCGGTCTATCCCAATCCAACTCGCGGGGACCGAGATCGACGCAAGCGGCCTCGCCATCGCCGGCGCGTTCCCGATCAACGAGACCTATTTCGACTGGAGCGCCGGAGCGGGGGGTGGCGGTACCATCAATACCGCAGACATCGCCGGAGTCGCGTCCTGTCCGCATTGCGGCAATCCCACCACCATCGCTCAATGTGCCTGCGGCAAGCTCATGTGTGTGCGCGGTCCCGGTGAAGCCACCTGTCCCTGGTGCGACAAGACCTGCGCCTTCGAGTCCGGCGCCGAGGATTTCGAGATCGAACGGAGACTGGGATAG
- a CDS encoding PP2C family serine/threonine-protein phosphatase, producing MDRSEHRERLALQILDLLGKAFPAAESRDDLLAQARALVTLADQDKTTDMDELPQSAQTADDAAPPSPQHVTTQHPEASNGHVGATRESNEPEENGMPDAALPQPDAPHTAAAEPLRPGEIPEADLPILPVPTRLPRVEILANARAGAPYRARIVAHDDDGPAQIVGCDIPADALVHFQDGHLCGESPRAGDYDIQVSIAVGASEPTRIVRTEARLVVNPDPRSLWKNIPSDRDEAGWKNDSDGASLDGANGRHLVVASQRGRSHAHVGAARDDDFALRVTGADGWNVLAIADGAGSAKRSRIGSRVACDTAVDVAVTHLAETAGQWPLARLVNPPPEEDARVLRNLAYRVLGTAAFEAVKAIEARGIAQGCEPRDYATTLQLALHRKLDTGDLIVTFWVGDGAIGLLESDGTARLLGIPDGGEYAGQTRFLDRDVVTDGEQIMRRIQVTVVPHLEALVLMSDGVSDPRFPSDAALQKATYWRALWHELQPLLGETQASQRLLEWLDFWSSGNHDDRTLAVLW from the coding sequence ATGGATCGATCGGAACACCGAGAGCGTCTGGCACTGCAGATTCTCGATCTTCTCGGCAAAGCATTCCCCGCTGCCGAATCGCGCGATGATCTGCTTGCTCAGGCACGCGCCCTGGTGACTTTGGCCGATCAAGACAAGACAACCGACATGGATGAATTACCGCAGAGCGCGCAGACGGCTGACGACGCTGCACCACCGTCGCCGCAGCATGTGACGACGCAGCATCCGGAGGCATCCAACGGTCATGTCGGCGCGACCCGGGAGAGTAACGAACCCGAGGAGAACGGCATGCCCGACGCGGCGCTCCCGCAACCTGACGCGCCGCACACCGCCGCCGCTGAGCCATTGCGTCCTGGCGAGATACCCGAGGCCGACCTTCCGATCCTGCCCGTACCGACCCGCCTGCCGCGCGTGGAAATTCTGGCGAACGCACGCGCCGGAGCGCCTTACCGCGCGCGAATCGTCGCGCATGACGACGACGGCCCTGCTCAGATCGTCGGCTGCGACATTCCGGCCGACGCGCTGGTGCATTTCCAAGACGGCCATCTGTGTGGAGAGTCGCCCCGGGCCGGCGACTACGACATTCAGGTGAGCATCGCGGTCGGCGCGTCCGAGCCGACCCGGATCGTGCGCACCGAGGCCCGTTTGGTGGTGAATCCCGATCCGCGCTCGTTGTGGAAAAACATTCCTTCCGACCGGGATGAGGCCGGCTGGAAGAACGACAGCGACGGTGCGTCTCTGGATGGCGCCAACGGTCGGCATCTAGTCGTCGCCAGCCAACGTGGCCGCTCGCACGCACATGTCGGCGCCGCGCGCGACGACGACTTCGCGCTGCGGGTGACGGGTGCCGATGGCTGGAATGTCCTGGCCATCGCCGACGGCGCCGGCAGTGCGAAGCGTTCGCGCATCGGCTCACGCGTGGCCTGCGACACGGCCGTGGACGTCGCTGTGACGCACTTGGCGGAAACCGCCGGGCAGTGGCCACTCGCCAGGCTCGTGAACCCGCCGCCCGAGGAGGATGCGCGAGTGCTGCGCAACCTCGCCTACAGGGTACTCGGCACGGCCGCATTCGAGGCGGTCAAGGCCATCGAGGCGCGTGGCATCGCCCAAGGCTGCGAGCCTCGCGACTACGCGACCACCCTGCAGCTCGCGCTTCACCGCAAACTGGACACTGGTGATTTGATCGTGACCTTCTGGGTCGGAGACGGGGCTATCGGCCTGCTTGAGTCCGACGGGACCGCCCGCCTGCTGGGTATCCCCGATGGCGGTGAATACGCCGGGCAAACCCGCTTCCTGGACCGGGACGTCGTCACCGATGGCGAGCAGATCATGCGCCGCATTCAGGTCACCGTCGTGCCGCACCTCGAAGCCTTGGTCCTGATGAGCGACGGGGTGAGTGATCCCAGGTTTCCCTCCGATGCGGCCCTGCAGAAGGCAACCTACTGGCGCGCCCTGTGGCACGAGCTCCAGCCACTGCTCGGCGAGACGCAGGCGTCGCAGCGCCTGCTGGAGTGGCTCGATTTCTGGAGTAGCGGCAACCACGACGACCGCACCCTGGCCGTGCTCTGGTAG